In Geobacillus kaustophilus, a genomic segment contains:
- the nadE gene encoding NAD(+) synthase has protein sequence MQEKIDKLVQWLRDQVSSAGLNGAVVGISGGIDSAVVAHLIKRAFPDDSLGLIMPCKSNPKDMEDALKVVKSCGIRHLVIDLTEAHRTLFGAVEAELKAIGEWKEERARLGDANTRARLRMTTLYAVANNYGYLVVGTDNAAEWHTGYFTKYGDGGVDLVPLIHFTKGEVREMGRLLGVPEEIIKKAPSAGLWEGQTDESEMGTTYEMIDKYLKGEDIPERDRNIIERLHERSHHKRQLAIAPPKF, from the coding sequence ATGCAAGAAAAAATTGACAAACTCGTGCAATGGTTGCGTGACCAAGTCTCATCAGCCGGTTTAAACGGGGCGGTCGTCGGCATCAGCGGCGGCATCGACTCGGCGGTTGTCGCCCATTTAATTAAGCGCGCCTTTCCGGACGATTCGCTGGGGCTGATCATGCCGTGCAAAAGCAATCCGAAAGATATGGAAGATGCGCTGAAAGTGGTGAAAAGCTGCGGCATCCGGCATTTGGTCATCGATTTGACTGAGGCGCACCGGACGTTGTTTGGCGCGGTCGAGGCCGAGCTGAAAGCCATCGGGGAGTGGAAGGAAGAGCGCGCGCGCCTCGGCGATGCGAATACAAGGGCGCGTTTGCGCATGACGACGTTGTATGCGGTCGCCAACAATTACGGCTATCTCGTCGTCGGTACGGACAACGCCGCCGAATGGCATACGGGCTACTTTACGAAATACGGTGACGGCGGAGTCGATTTAGTGCCGCTCATTCACTTTACAAAAGGCGAAGTGCGTGAAATGGGCCGTCTGCTCGGCGTCCCGGAAGAAATTATCAAGAAAGCTCCAAGCGCCGGACTGTGGGAAGGGCAGACGGATGAAAGCGAAATGGGCACGACGTATGAAATGATCGATAAATATTTAAAAGGGGAAGATATTCCAGAACGCGATCGAAACATTATTGAACGGCTTCATGAACGTTCGCATCATAAACGGCAGTTGGCGATTGCGCCGCCGAAGTTTTAG